One segment of Acidovorax sp. DW039 DNA contains the following:
- a CDS encoding cryptochrome/photolyase family protein, giving the protein MTTPQPSTPQRAHTLRLLLGDQLNPEHSWFATQDDGVVYVLMEVRQETDYVLHHAQKILAIFAAMRDLARHLREAGHRVRYVAIDDPSNRQSIPDNLAALMAHYGAQTLQYQHPDEWRLDEQLRTWGAEQPFAVQAVSSEHFYTTRTEMAEVFKGRKQWLMEHFYRRMRQRHSVLIDEAGEPEGGQWNYDHDNRKPWPGTPALPPDDRPTHDHSALWATIQAAGVQSFGNPQAHALRWPLNRAEALAWLDHFITTTLPDFGAYEDAMSTKSARLFHSLLSFALNTKMLCPHEVVQRAQAAYHAGAAPLPAVEGFVRQILGWREYVRGIYWAHMPGYDERNALGHSMPLPEWFWTGQTRMRCMQHAVGQSLEHAYAHHIQRLMVIGNFALLAGLDPAAVHRWYLGVYIDAFEWVEVPNTVGMSQFADGGLLATKPYVSSAAYIDRMSDYCSGCHYDKKQKVGERACPYNALYWDFFVRNEGTLGNNFRLGMVYRQLQKMQGPQLDALREHAVSLRTRLDAL; this is encoded by the coding sequence ATGACCACGCCGCAACCCTCCACCCCACAGCGTGCCCACACGCTGCGCCTGCTGCTGGGCGACCAGCTCAACCCCGAGCATTCATGGTTTGCCACGCAGGACGACGGCGTTGTCTACGTGTTGATGGAAGTGCGGCAAGAGACCGACTACGTGCTGCACCACGCGCAAAAAATCCTCGCCATCTTCGCCGCCATGCGCGACCTGGCCCGCCACCTTCGCGAAGCCGGTCACCGCGTGCGCTACGTGGCGATTGACGACCCCAGCAACCGCCAGTCCATCCCCGACAACCTGGCTGCCCTGATGGCCCACTATGGCGCGCAGACGCTGCAATACCAGCACCCCGACGAATGGCGGCTGGACGAGCAACTGCGCACCTGGGGTGCAGAGCAACCCTTTGCCGTGCAAGCCGTCAGCAGCGAGCACTTCTACACCACCCGCACTGAGATGGCCGAAGTGTTCAAGGGTCGCAAGCAGTGGCTCATGGAGCACTTCTACCGCCGCATGCGCCAGCGCCACAGCGTGCTGATCGACGAGGCTGGCGAGCCTGAAGGCGGCCAATGGAACTACGACCACGACAACCGCAAGCCCTGGCCCGGCACGCCTGCTTTGCCGCCTGACGACCGCCCCACGCACGACCACAGCGCCCTGTGGGCCACCATCCAGGCCGCGGGCGTGCAAAGCTTTGGCAACCCGCAGGCCCACGCGCTGCGCTGGCCGCTGAACCGGGCCGAGGCACTGGCGTGGCTCGACCACTTCATCACCACCACGCTGCCCGACTTTGGCGCGTATGAAGACGCCATGAGCACCAAGAGCGCGCGGCTCTTTCACTCGCTGCTGTCCTTCGCACTCAACACCAAAATGCTGTGCCCGCACGAGGTGGTGCAACGCGCCCAGGCCGCGTACCACGCAGGCGCTGCGCCCCTGCCTGCGGTGGAGGGCTTTGTCCGCCAGATCCTCGGCTGGCGCGAATACGTACGCGGCATCTACTGGGCCCACATGCCCGGCTACGACGAGCGCAACGCCCTTGGCCACAGCATGCCGCTGCCCGAATGGTTCTGGACGGGCCAAACCCGTATGCGCTGCATGCAGCACGCCGTGGGCCAGTCGCTGGAGCATGCGTATGCCCACCACATCCAGCGTCTCATGGTCATCGGCAACTTTGCGCTTCTGGCGGGGCTTGACCCTGCCGCCGTGCACCGCTGGTACCTGGGCGTGTACATCGACGCCTTCGAATGGGTGGAAGTGCCCAACACCGTGGGCATGAGCCAGTTTGCCGACGGCGGCCTGCTGGCCACCAAACCCTATGTGAGCAGCGCCGCCTACATCGACCGCATGAGCGACTACTGCAGCGGCTGCCACTACGACAAAAAGCAAAAAGTGGGTGAGCGCGCCTGCCCGTACAACGCGCTTTACTGGGACTTTTTTGTGCGCAACGAAGGCACGCTGGGCAACAACTTTCGCCTCGGCATGGTGTACCGCCAGTTGCAGAAGATGCAGGGCCCGCAGCTGGATGCGCTGCGTGAGCATGCTGTCAGTCTGCGCACGCGGCTGGATGCGCTGTAG
- a CDS encoding LysE family transporter: MLDLSAAVQGFLLALGLFVCPGPKDVLVFREALLGRSRAVLVAISSGSDLVLIAVGVLGVSAALETFPSLQMLLQAAGVALLLGHAVHAACAASKGSSAVLVSATQEANGSWVRRLLVMSLGNPASWLDTVVILGSVGAALPSSASVTFSLGAVCASVVWFTAWVFLARGTSHWLTSPKSWQIVDAVTAMAMFGMALWLTKDLAALF, encoded by the coding sequence ATGCTCGACCTCTCTGCTGCCGTACAAGGCTTTTTGCTTGCCCTGGGCCTTTTCGTCTGCCCCGGCCCCAAGGACGTTCTGGTTTTCCGCGAGGCACTTCTGGGGCGCTCTCGGGCAGTGCTTGTCGCCATCAGTAGTGGCAGCGACCTTGTCCTGATTGCCGTGGGCGTTCTCGGTGTCTCTGCGGCGCTTGAAACCTTTCCCTCTCTCCAAATGCTCTTGCAGGCCGCAGGCGTGGCCCTGCTCCTCGGTCACGCTGTGCACGCGGCGTGTGCTGCATCAAAAGGGTCCTCTGCAGTTCTTGTCTCTGCGACCCAAGAGGCCAACGGAAGTTGGGTGCGCCGCCTCTTGGTGATGTCTCTGGGCAACCCTGCCTCATGGCTCGATACCGTGGTCATCCTTGGATCGGTGGGGGCAGCACTACCCTCCTCAGCCAGTGTGACCTTCTCCTTGGGTGCCGTGTGCGCGTCGGTCGTGTGGTTCACCGCGTGGGTCTTTCTGGCCAGGGGCACCAGCCACTGGCTGACCTCGCCAAAGAGCTGGCAGATCGTGGATGCAGTGACGGCGATGGCCATGTTCGGCATGGCGCTCTGGCTGACCAAGGATCTTGCTGCCCTGTTCTGA
- a CDS encoding SDR family NAD(P)-dependent oxidoreductase, whose amino-acid sequence MSQAQPTATPFTSLQSLPEGYRVIVIGSTGAIGSAFLAHLQADPRCALAVGLGRHTNPAVDLDDEATIATAAQQLKAQGPWHCIIHAAGLLHGPHGMPEKRLGQLNYAQIEATFRTNTFGPALVLAHFAPLLPKQGRSLLAVLSAKVGSIGDNRLGGWYSYRASKAALNMVVKTASIEVARTYPQAVLVALHPGTVNSALSAPFNGAEIGRPAADAAGDMLRVLDRVPVEETGGFYAYSGDKLPW is encoded by the coding sequence ATGTCACAAGCTCAGCCCACCGCAACGCCGTTCACCTCTTTGCAGTCATTGCCCGAGGGTTACCGCGTCATCGTCATCGGCTCCACCGGCGCCATCGGCAGCGCCTTTCTCGCCCACCTGCAGGCCGACCCACGCTGCGCCCTGGCTGTGGGGCTGGGCCGTCATACCAACCCAGCGGTGGACTTGGACGACGAAGCCACCATCGCCACTGCCGCCCAGCAACTCAAGGCCCAGGGCCCGTGGCACTGCATCATCCACGCCGCAGGCCTGCTGCACGGCCCCCACGGCATGCCCGAAAAGCGCCTGGGCCAGTTGAACTACGCGCAGATAGAGGCCACCTTCCGCACCAACACCTTTGGCCCCGCGCTGGTGCTGGCCCACTTTGCGCCGCTGCTGCCCAAGCAGGGCCGCAGCCTGCTGGCCGTGCTGTCGGCCAAGGTGGGCAGCATTGGCGACAACCGCCTGGGTGGTTGGTACAGCTACCGCGCCAGCAAGGCCGCGCTCAACATGGTGGTCAAAACCGCGTCCATCGAAGTGGCCCGTACCTACCCGCAGGCCGTGCTGGTAGCGCTGCACCCAGGCACCGTCAATTCAGCCTTGTCGGCTCCGTTCAATGGCGCAGAAATTGGCCGCCCGGCTGCTGATGCGGCGGGGGATATGTTGCGGGTGCTGGATAGGGTGCCTGTGGAAGAAACGGGCGGGTTTTATGCGTACAGCGGGGACAAGCTGCCTTGGTAG
- a CDS encoding DASH family cryptochrome, whose translation MSTVLFWFRNDLRLHDQPALRAALTSGATHLLPVVCLPAPDESTPWGFARVCAHRRAFTAAALRGLQGQMSALGNPLLICQAPPATALPQLAKAVGATTVVCEDIAAPYEQAEVAALRAAGLQVRAVWHSSLLPPARMPWPVDQLPGVFTTFRQKVERAGITPAVPLPAPARLLPQPDVPAPVLQAVGAEQGAAAILQPAPPQGSDVRSSFPYGTPACDGSESAALAHLAQYLARKLPHSYKDTRNGLTGLDYSSKFSPWLATGALSPRQIDADLKTFERDHGANDGTYWLWFELLWRDYFRLLHLQYGAALYRARGLSELPPAPHNPRGFERWCRGDTGQPLVDAAMRELAATGYLSNRLRQVVASYLIYDLRGDLRAGAAWFESQLVDYDVYSNQANWLYIAGRGTDPRGGRRFNPIKQAQDHDADGSYRRMWGTA comes from the coding sequence ATGAGCACCGTGCTGTTCTGGTTCCGCAACGACCTGCGCCTGCACGACCAACCCGCGCTGCGTGCAGCCCTCACCAGTGGTGCCACGCACCTGCTGCCTGTGGTGTGCCTGCCTGCGCCTGATGAATCCACGCCCTGGGGCTTTGCCCGTGTGTGCGCGCACCGCCGCGCCTTCACCGCCGCCGCACTGCGCGGTCTGCAAGGGCAGATGAGCGCACTGGGCAACCCACTGCTCATCTGCCAAGCCCCTCCCGCCACCGCCTTGCCGCAGCTGGCAAAGGCCGTGGGTGCCACCACCGTGGTGTGCGAAGACATTGCCGCCCCCTACGAACAGGCCGAGGTGGCTGCACTGCGCGCCGCTGGCCTGCAGGTGCGCGCCGTGTGGCACAGCAGCCTGCTGCCCCCGGCACGCATGCCATGGCCGGTAGACCAGTTGCCCGGCGTGTTCACCACCTTCCGCCAAAAGGTAGAGCGCGCAGGCATCACCCCCGCTGTGCCATTGCCTGCACCCGCCCGGCTGCTGCCGCAACCTGACGTGCCCGCACCCGTGTTGCAGGCGGTGGGTGCAGAGCAGGGCGCCGCAGCCATCCTGCAACCCGCACCACCGCAGGGCAGCGATGTCCGTTCATCCTTCCCGTACGGAACGCCCGCTTGCGACGGCAGCGAGTCCGCTGCGCTGGCCCACCTGGCGCAGTACCTGGCCCGCAAGCTGCCCCACAGCTACAAGGACACACGCAACGGGCTCACGGGGCTGGACTACTCCAGCAAGTTCTCGCCCTGGTTGGCTACCGGCGCGCTGTCTCCGCGCCAGATTGATGCCGATCTGAAAACCTTTGAGCGTGACCACGGTGCCAACGATGGCACCTACTGGCTGTGGTTTGAGCTGCTGTGGCGCGACTACTTTCGGTTGCTGCACCTGCAATACGGCGCGGCGCTGTACCGGGCGCGCGGCTTGTCAGAGCTGCCACCCGCCCCACACAACCCACGCGGTTTTGAGCGCTGGTGCCGGGGCGATACCGGCCAGCCCCTGGTCGATGCCGCCATGCGCGAGCTGGCCGCCACAGGCTACCTCAGCAACCGCCTGCGTCAGGTGGTGGCCAGCTACCTCATTTATGACCTGCGGGGCGACTTGCGCGCAGGCGCTGCATGGTTTGAATCGCAACTGGTGGACTACGACGTGTACAGCAACCAGGCCAACTGGCTCTACATCGCCGGGCGCGGCACCGACCCGCGCGGGGGGCGCCGCTTCAACCCCATCAAGCAGGCGCAAGACCACGACGCCGACGGCAGCTACCGCCGCATGTGGGGCACAGCATGA
- a CDS encoding SRPBCC family protein, translated as MKITVETTVNAPIDRVWSAYTTPEDIKQWNAASDDWHTTQSTVDLREGGSFSSRMEAKDGSFGFDFAGTYTKVVPHQLIEYSFGERGAVVEFSRATNGVKVRVTFDAEQQHSVEQQRQGWQSILDNFAKYVHKQQ; from the coding sequence ATGAAGATCACCGTGGAAACCACTGTCAACGCTCCCATCGACCGGGTCTGGAGCGCTTACACGACGCCAGAGGACATCAAGCAATGGAACGCAGCATCAGACGACTGGCACACCACACAGTCCACGGTGGACTTGCGCGAGGGAGGCTCGTTCTCATCCCGCATGGAAGCCAAGGACGGCAGCTTTGGCTTTGACTTTGCGGGCACCTATACGAAAGTCGTTCCACACCAGCTCATTGAATACTCGTTTGGTGAGCGGGGTGCCGTGGTGGAATTCAGCCGTGCAACCAACGGTGTCAAGGTACGTGTCACTTTCGACGCGGAACAGCAGCACTCGGTCGAGCAGCAGCGTCAGGGTTGGCAGTCCATTCTGGATAACTTTGCCAAGTACGTGCACAAGCAGCAGTAG
- a CDS encoding benzaldehyde dehydrogenase — protein MGISETPGLLDSSLWAGKAFDGTWRTTLSAVRDVVEPATGKILGLVGVASAGDMRTAIGRAAQAQAAWAAQSPRERAAVFLRAARIFEQHFDELALHIARETGGIVPKGQHEVREAITLCQLAAALPMQAQGQVLPSTPGRLSIARRVPYGVVGVISPFNFPLILGLRSVAPALALGNAVVLKPDTRTPASGGFIMARVFEEAGLPAGLLQVVPGDAEAGEALVVDERVPMIAFTGSPTVGRRIGALAGQHLKKVSLELGGANNLIILEDADLDAAASAAAFGAWFHQGQICMASNRVLVHESIAAALQQRLVAKATHLPVGDGASGQVALGPMIDAKQLQRFDSVIKDSVAQGAKLEAGGTYDGLCYKPTVLSGVKPGIRSFDEEPFGPVVNLVTFRTDDEAVQLANTSQGGLAAAVISPNVGRALALGQRLRAGMVHINDQTVNDECTNPFGGPGLGGNGSSVGGPADIDEYTQWQWVTVKDAPPAFPF, from the coding sequence ATGGGAATTTCTGAAACACCGGGCCTGCTGGACAGCAGCCTGTGGGCAGGCAAGGCATTTGATGGAACGTGGCGCACCACGCTGAGTGCGGTGCGCGATGTGGTGGAGCCCGCCACCGGCAAGATTCTGGGCCTGGTGGGTGTGGCCAGCGCGGGCGACATGCGCACCGCCATTGGCCGTGCAGCGCAGGCCCAGGCCGCCTGGGCCGCGCAGAGCCCGCGTGAACGTGCCGCGGTGTTTTTGCGCGCGGCGCGCATTTTTGAGCAGCACTTTGACGAGCTGGCCCTGCACATTGCGCGTGAGACGGGCGGCATCGTGCCCAAGGGCCAGCACGAGGTGCGCGAGGCCATCACGCTGTGCCAACTGGCTGCCGCCTTGCCCATGCAGGCGCAAGGCCAGGTGCTGCCCAGCACGCCAGGGCGTTTGTCCATTGCGCGGCGCGTGCCGTATGGGGTGGTGGGGGTGATTTCGCCGTTCAACTTCCCGCTCATCCTGGGCTTGCGCTCGGTGGCTCCGGCGCTGGCGCTGGGCAATGCGGTGGTGCTCAAGCCTGACACGCGCACGCCTGCCAGCGGTGGCTTCATCATGGCCCGCGTGTTTGAAGAGGCGGGCCTGCCCGCAGGCCTGCTGCAGGTGGTGCCCGGCGACGCCGAGGCGGGCGAGGCGCTGGTGGTGGACGAGCGCGTGCCCATGATTGCCTTCACCGGCTCGCCCACCGTGGGCCGCCGCATTGGCGCGCTGGCGGGCCAGCACCTCAAGAAGGTGTCACTGGAGCTGGGCGGGGCCAACAACCTCATCATTCTGGAAGACGCTGACCTGGACGCCGCTGCCAGCGCGGCGGCTTTTGGTGCGTGGTTCCACCAGGGGCAGATCTGCATGGCGTCCAACCGCGTGCTGGTGCACGAATCCATCGCCGCAGCGCTACAGCAGCGCCTGGTGGCCAAGGCCACGCACCTGCCGGTGGGCGATGGTGCCAGTGGGCAGGTGGCCCTGGGGCCGATGATCGACGCCAAGCAACTGCAGCGCTTTGACAGCGTCATCAAAGACAGCGTGGCCCAAGGGGCCAAGCTGGAGGCCGGCGGCACCTACGACGGCCTTTGCTACAAGCCCACCGTGCTCTCGGGCGTGAAGCCCGGCATCCGCTCGTTTGACGAAGAGCCCTTTGGCCCCGTGGTCAACCTCGTCACCTTCCGCACCGATGACGAAGCCGTGCAACTGGCCAATACCAGCCAGGGCGGGCTGGCTGCCGCCGTCATCAGCCCCAACGTGGGCCGCGCCCTGGCACTGGGCCAGCGCCTGCGTGCAGGCATGGTGCACATCAACGACCAGACCGTGAACGACGAATGCACCAACCCCTTTGGCGGCCCCGGCCTGGGTGGCAACGGCAGCAGCGTGGGTGGCCCTGCGGACATTGACGAATACACGCAATGGCAGTGGGTGACGGTGAAGGACGCGCCGCCCGCATTCCCGTTCTGA
- a CDS encoding sigma 54-interacting transcriptional regulator produces MPKRRISLADLHRNAMGQGQALLGSVPAEAPRALGGFDTHGISQHAHPTVADISECLFFSPGDGRIWLQDQRMVLLHAEALGALRRELIDSIGLDKARGLLTRAGYVSGARDARLVRKQWPDVEPQAAALAGTRLHALEGVVQVEVVHARYNAELGDYDGEFLWHNSSEDDEHIAAYGVGGSPACWMQVGYATGYVSTLFGRMIVFREVECRSSGAAHCRVIGKSAERWDDPEQDLFYLNAQDFVGTPPAALADKLLGKAGRTTYLGTPPGKAPATPPTHPTPTAAEPTAHATMVGASSAFNAACHMLQRVAPTAATVLFTGESGVGKEMFASMLHRISPRSSQPFVAINCAAIPETLVESELFGVERGAYTGAGTSRPGRFERAHGGTLFLDEIGTLSLVAQGKLLRALQEGEVERVGGTRTVRVDVRLVAATNVDLRQAVREGSFREDLFYRLNVFPIHLPPLRERRDDIPLLMSHFLAHYQRKHQRQVPGFSQTAVKAMFHYPFPGNIRELQNLIERAVILATDGEPIEPHHLFAGGEQSGGGVMSLHLQGNSGGTLHAQGLAGVGAAAIQVPQTAAAASVRAGAGPMPAAAPVVAPLHQAEEQMLRQALQSAGGNVALAGRLLGISRATMAYRVRKFGIRN; encoded by the coding sequence ATGCCCAAACGCCGTATTTCTTTGGCCGACCTGCACCGCAACGCCATGGGCCAGGGTCAGGCCTTGCTGGGCAGCGTGCCCGCTGAAGCCCCTCGCGCCCTGGGCGGGTTTGACACCCACGGCATCAGCCAGCACGCCCACCCCACGGTGGCCGACATCAGCGAATGCCTGTTCTTCTCGCCTGGCGACGGGCGCATCTGGCTGCAAGACCAGCGCATGGTGCTGCTGCACGCTGAGGCCCTGGGCGCGCTGCGGCGCGAGCTGATCGACAGCATTGGCCTGGACAAGGCCCGCGGCCTGCTGACCCGCGCAGGCTATGTGAGCGGCGCACGCGACGCCCGCCTGGTGCGCAAGCAGTGGCCCGATGTAGAGCCCCAGGCCGCTGCCCTGGCAGGCACCCGCCTGCACGCGCTGGAGGGCGTGGTGCAGGTAGAGGTGGTACACGCCCGCTACAACGCCGAGCTGGGCGACTACGACGGCGAATTCCTCTGGCACAACTCCAGCGAGGACGACGAGCACATTGCTGCCTACGGCGTGGGCGGCTCGCCCGCATGCTGGATGCAGGTGGGCTACGCCACTGGCTACGTCAGCACCCTGTTTGGCCGCATGATCGTTTTTCGTGAGGTGGAGTGCCGATCGTCCGGCGCAGCGCATTGCCGCGTGATCGGCAAATCGGCCGAGCGCTGGGACGACCCCGAGCAAGACCTCTTCTACCTGAACGCGCAAGACTTTGTAGGCACCCCGCCCGCCGCGCTGGCCGACAAGCTGCTGGGCAAAGCAGGCCGCACCACCTACCTGGGCACGCCACCCGGCAAGGCACCTGCTACCCCGCCTACTCACCCCACCCCCACTGCAGCAGAGCCCACCGCCCACGCCACCATGGTGGGCGCGTCATCCGCCTTTAACGCTGCCTGCCACATGCTGCAGCGCGTGGCCCCCACCGCCGCCACTGTGCTGTTCACCGGGGAATCGGGCGTGGGCAAGGAAATGTTTGCCAGCATGCTCCACCGCATCAGCCCGCGCAGCAGCCAGCCGTTTGTGGCCATCAACTGCGCAGCCATCCCCGAAACGCTGGTGGAGAGCGAACTCTTTGGTGTGGAGCGCGGTGCCTACACCGGCGCAGGCACATCCCGCCCCGGCCGGTTTGAGCGCGCCCACGGCGGCACCCTCTTCCTCGACGAAATCGGCACGCTCAGCCTGGTAGCCCAGGGCAAGCTGCTGCGCGCCCTGCAAGAAGGCGAGGTCGAGCGCGTTGGCGGCACCCGCACCGTGCGCGTGGACGTGCGCCTGGTGGCCGCCACCAACGTTGACCTGCGCCAGGCCGTGCGCGAGGGCAGCTTCCGCGAGGACTTGTTCTACCGCCTCAACGTCTTCCCCATCCACCTGCCCCCGCTGCGCGAGCGGCGCGACGACATCCCACTGCTGATGAGCCACTTCTTGGCCCACTACCAGCGCAAGCACCAGCGGCAGGTGCCCGGCTTCAGTCAAACTGCGGTGAAGGCGATGTTTCACTACCCCTTCCCCGGCAACATCCGCGAGCTGCAGAACCTGATTGAACGCGCGGTGATCTTGGCGACGGATGGCGAGCCAATTGAGCCGCACCATCTGTTTGCGGGGGGTGAGCAAAGCGGCGGCGGGGTGATGTCGCTGCACTTGCAAGGCAACAGCGGGGGGACGTTGCATGCGCAGGGGTTGGCGGGTGTGGGGGCTGCTGCGATACAGGTTCCGCAAACCGCTGCAGCAGCGAGTGTGCGGGCTGGTGCGGGGCCAATGCCTGCCGCTGCGCCGGTGGTGGCACCGCTGCACCAGGCGGAAGAGCAGATGCTGCGGCAGGCCCTGCAGAGCGCGGGGGGGAACGTGGCGCTGGCTGGGAGGTTGCTGGGGATCAGCCGCGCGACGATGGCTTATCGGGTGAGAAAGTTTGGGATTAGGAATTGA
- a CDS encoding DUF2256 domain-containing protein, with protein sequence MPFTWRKKWEKVWDEVKYCSDRCRTERKRSEKSAGEGAA encoded by the coding sequence CTGCCCTTTACCTGGCGCAAGAAGTGGGAAAAGGTGTGGGACGAGGTGAAGTACTGCTCTGACCGCTGCCGCACCGAACGCAAGCGCAGCGAGAAGTCCGCAGGGGAGGGCGCCGCATGA
- a CDS encoding FAD-binding domain-containing protein, whose amino-acid sequence MSYTVVWFKRDLRVHDHAPLHHAAASGPVLCLYVVEPSLWAQPDAALQHYHFVQESLHDLAQALQRRGATLQVAVGEVVDVLARLHALAPFHTLVAHEETGNAHTYARDLAVGRWCRTQGVAWREWPQHGVVRRLRSRGDWHQHWQAFMHTPVVPAPAPEAVQSRTLPWPAQPWPSGAALGLAAHDPPQRQRGGRKEGLRVLQEFLAERSQGYRGGISSPLTAPSACSRLSPYLALGCLGMREVVQATQRRQQQLKGSTEPGAAWQRKGLAAFMSRLHWHCHFIQKLESEPALEHHNLHRGYNGLREGEWNPAHFDALVAGRTGWPMVDACVAMLRETGWINFRMRAMLVSVASYPLWLHWRPVGEWLARQFLDYEPGIHWSQMQMQAGTTGINTTRVYNPIKQAQDHDPHGHFVRQWLPALRRVPDAWLLEPWRMPPDVQARCGVRVGHDIAVPLVDLDTATRTAKARVHGLRAQPAVRAAQAAIVEKHGSRQFRDGGSARARAQARARNAVQHPQQQTLDF is encoded by the coding sequence ATGAGCTACACCGTCGTCTGGTTCAAACGCGACTTGCGCGTGCACGACCACGCGCCGCTGCACCATGCTGCCGCCAGTGGCCCGGTGTTGTGCCTGTATGTCGTCGAGCCCAGCCTGTGGGCGCAGCCCGATGCGGCCCTGCAGCACTACCACTTTGTGCAAGAAAGCCTGCACGACCTGGCCCAAGCTCTGCAGCGGCGCGGTGCCACGCTGCAGGTGGCCGTGGGCGAGGTGGTGGACGTGCTGGCCCGCCTGCACGCGCTGGCCCCCTTCCACACACTGGTGGCACACGAAGAAACGGGCAACGCCCATACCTATGCCCGCGACCTGGCCGTGGGCCGCTGGTGCCGCACGCAGGGCGTGGCTTGGCGCGAATGGCCGCAGCACGGCGTGGTGCGCCGCCTGCGCTCGCGTGGTGACTGGCACCAGCACTGGCAGGCCTTCATGCATACGCCCGTGGTGCCCGCCCCCGCGCCAGAGGCCGTGCAAAGCCGCACACTGCCGTGGCCCGCACAGCCCTGGCCCAGCGGGGCCGCGCTGGGCTTGGCTGCGCACGACCCACCCCAGCGCCAGCGAGGTGGCCGCAAAGAAGGTCTGCGCGTGCTGCAAGAATTTTTGGCAGAGCGCAGCCAGGGCTATAGGGGCGGCATCTCATCGCCGCTGACCGCGCCCAGTGCCTGCTCGCGCCTGTCTCCCTACCTGGCTCTGGGTTGCCTGGGCATGCGCGAGGTGGTGCAGGCCACCCAGCGCCGCCAGCAACAGCTCAAAGGCAGCACCGAGCCTGGAGCCGCCTGGCAGCGCAAGGGGCTCGCCGCCTTCATGAGCCGTCTGCACTGGCACTGCCATTTCATCCAAAAGCTCGAATCCGAGCCCGCGCTGGAGCACCACAACCTGCACCGTGGCTACAACGGCCTGCGCGAAGGCGAATGGAACCCCGCTCACTTCGATGCCCTGGTCGCCGGGCGTACCGGCTGGCCCATGGTGGACGCTTGTGTGGCCATGCTGCGCGAGACGGGTTGGATCAACTTCCGCATGCGGGCCATGCTGGTGTCGGTGGCCTCGTACCCGCTGTGGCTGCACTGGCGGCCCGTGGGCGAGTGGCTGGCCCGCCAGTTTCTGGACTACGAGCCCGGCATCCACTGGAGCCAGATGCAAATGCAGGCGGGCACCACCGGCATCAACACCACCCGCGTCTACAACCCCATCAAGCAGGCGCAAGACCATGATCCCCACGGCCACTTTGTGCGCCAGTGGCTGCCCGCCTTGCGCCGCGTGCCCGATGCCTGGCTGCTAGAGCCCTGGCGCATGCCGCCCGATGTGCAGGCCCGCTGCGGCGTGCGCGTGGGCCACGACATTGCCGTGCCGCTGGTAGACCTGGACACCGCCACCCGCACCGCCAAGGCCCGTGTGCACGGCCTGCGCGCCCAGCCCGCTGTGCGCGCCGCCCAGGCTGCGATTGTGGAAAAGCACGGCTCCCGCCAGTTTCGCGATGGCGGCAGCGCACGGGCGCGTGCCCAGGCCCGCGCGCGCAACGCCGTCCAGCACCCCCAGCAGCAAACCCTGGACTTTTGA